The following coding sequences lie in one Alloacidobacterium dinghuense genomic window:
- a CDS encoding hybrid sensor histidine kinase/response regulator: protein MDLFEKNPNPMWIYDSETLRFLDVNQSAIDQYGWSREEFLSMTILDIRPEADFELVRLSAKQSGSQSSSGPWRHLHKDGSEHFVRISSFPAEHASRPARAVIVNNVTDLMRTTEALTQSEEMFRGLCASSPAGVYKSRIDGYVVYVNPVLAKTWQMTEEEMLGHGWQKRVHPDDMESLAQGWLRTNTTGESYEHVFRIVLPSGEIRWIHGRSAPVRNAEGKPIASIGTTDDITEQRGAEDALRMSEAGLRALTDQLPVALLYVDAQGKCRRANRAFEEWFNISREEILSLDFEYFVLRGDGTQYEADVRRAWSQVLQGVPVRFEKSIVVHGRKRTIEATYTPDIDTDGRIPGFIVLLHDITERRALEDQFRHAQKMEAIGRLAGGIAHDFNNILSIMNGYARIIEQELDGTGRLGQMSAEIHRAGERAARLTQQLLAFSRKQVSQPRIALVDDLLRDDETMLRRLVSDAVFLEMIPSAPDACIEIDPHRFSQVLLNLVVNARDAMAQGGTLTIRTTTNRRNVLVSVQDTGCGMPVEVKERLFEPFFTTKEEGKGTGLGLATAYGIVREAGGSIAVESAEGVGSVFTLSIPIARKTQPSDTASRKPDCPKGGCETILLIEDDSNIRYLLAHTLESCGYRVVQAENGLEGLNIAKEMLPAIDAVISDAIMPKMSGQEVIANLRRLRPELKALLVSGHIDADPRDVTGDPLTGFLYKPVPPDILRAELRRLLDGAPPTQSEQAV, encoded by the coding sequence TTGGATCTTTTCGAGAAAAACCCAAATCCGATGTGGATTTACGACTCGGAGACTCTGCGTTTTCTCGATGTCAATCAATCTGCCATCGATCAATACGGCTGGTCCCGCGAAGAATTCCTGAGCATGACGATTCTCGACATCCGCCCCGAGGCCGATTTCGAATTAGTGCGGCTAAGCGCGAAACAGAGCGGCTCACAAAGCTCCTCCGGACCATGGCGACACCTGCACAAAGATGGCTCGGAGCATTTTGTCCGGATATCATCCTTCCCTGCCGAGCATGCGTCACGGCCAGCCCGGGCGGTCATTGTCAACAACGTCACCGATCTGATGCGAACCACCGAGGCTCTCACGCAAAGCGAGGAGATGTTTCGCGGTCTCTGTGCGTCGAGCCCTGCCGGGGTTTATAAGTCTCGCATCGATGGCTATGTGGTTTACGTAAACCCGGTGCTTGCGAAGACGTGGCAAATGACGGAAGAGGAAATGCTCGGCCACGGATGGCAGAAGCGGGTGCATCCGGATGATATGGAGTCGCTTGCCCAGGGATGGCTCAGGACGAACACAACTGGAGAATCGTACGAACACGTTTTTCGGATCGTCCTGCCTTCAGGCGAAATTCGATGGATCCATGGCCGCTCGGCGCCGGTTCGCAACGCAGAGGGTAAGCCCATTGCTTCTATCGGCACCACAGATGACATTACCGAGCAGCGCGGAGCGGAAGATGCTCTGCGTATGAGCGAAGCGGGGCTGCGCGCTCTCACAGATCAGCTGCCGGTCGCACTGCTCTACGTCGATGCTCAAGGTAAGTGCCGTCGCGCAAACCGTGCCTTCGAGGAATGGTTCAACATTTCGCGTGAAGAGATTCTCTCGCTTGACTTTGAGTACTTTGTTCTGCGCGGAGATGGGACACAGTATGAAGCAGATGTGCGGCGCGCATGGTCGCAGGTTTTGCAAGGCGTGCCTGTTCGGTTCGAGAAGTCCATTGTCGTCCACGGTCGAAAGCGCACGATCGAAGCCACCTATACACCCGATATTGATACAGATGGACGGATCCCTGGCTTCATCGTGTTGTTGCATGACATTACGGAACGCCGGGCTCTGGAAGATCAGTTTCGTCATGCGCAGAAAATGGAGGCCATCGGCAGGCTGGCGGGCGGAATCGCGCACGACTTTAACAACATTCTCTCCATCATGAATGGATATGCGCGGATCATCGAACAAGAGCTCGACGGAACTGGACGTCTGGGCCAAATGTCCGCGGAAATTCACCGTGCAGGTGAACGGGCGGCGCGGCTCACGCAGCAACTGCTCGCCTTCAGTCGGAAGCAGGTGAGCCAGCCGCGCATCGCCCTTGTCGACGATCTGCTTCGAGATGACGAGACCATGTTGCGTCGCCTCGTCAGCGATGCGGTCTTTCTAGAGATGATTCCCAGCGCCCCGGATGCATGCATTGAGATCGACCCGCATCGCTTCAGCCAGGTGCTCCTCAATCTTGTGGTGAACGCCCGAGATGCCATGGCTCAGGGTGGTACGCTCACCATAAGAACAACTACGAACCGCCGCAACGTACTTGTCAGCGTACAGGATACCGGCTGCGGAATGCCGGTTGAGGTGAAAGAGCGACTCTTTGAGCCTTTCTTCACAACGAAAGAGGAAGGAAAGGGCACAGGACTCGGGCTGGCCACGGCCTACGGCATTGTTCGCGAGGCAGGGGGCAGCATTGCCGTTGAGTCTGCCGAGGGCGTCGGGTCAGTTTTCACTCTATCCATTCCGATCGCACGGAAGACTCAGCCATCCGATACCGCGTCCAGAAAGCCAGACTGCCCCAAGGGCGGTTGTGAGACGATTCTGCTGATCGAAGACGATAGCAACATCCGCTATTTGCTCGCGCACACTCTGGAATCCTGCGGATACCGCGTCGTGCAGGCAGAAAATGGCCTGGAAGGTTTGAACATTGCCAAAGAAATGCTGCCTGCAATCGATGCGGTCATCAGCGATGCGATCATGCCAAAGATGAGCGGACAGGAGGTGATTGCCAACCTTCGTCGGCTGCGTCCCGAACTTAAGGCTCTGCTGGTGAGTGGCCACATCGACGCCGATCCCCGGGACGTGACGGGCGATCCTCTGACCGGCTTTCTCTACAAGCCCGTACCACCCGACATCCTTAGGGCAGAGTTACGCCGTCTCTTGGATGGTGCCCCACCAACTCAGTCAGAGCAAGCCGTGTGA
- a CDS encoding MBL fold metallo-hydrolase, whose product MARRPNLGFILGLIGRAAFQPMQGEQRKPVLTQNGEVGVTFIGHSSFLVQIGRLNLLVDPVFASWLIVLHRLRKPGVAIKHLPPIDAVLLSHAHMDHLNLPSLRRIVRHTRRLTGKAPQVIVPWNVTDLVADLGFSSVTALSWWQSIQIGNVEITLTPAKHWGARKMTDTHRGFGGYVIRNGGHSLYHSGDTGYFEGFHEIRERLAPRIALLPIGAYSPDSFRSVHTSPEDALQIFADLRAETMIPMHYGTFCLSAEPMDEPLPRLLSAANWTGVSPKVLPLVEGETKIFSRNGTSNEGVGALTARETA is encoded by the coding sequence GTGGCAAGACGGCCCAACCTCGGTTTTATTCTTGGCTTGATTGGTCGCGCTGCATTTCAGCCGATGCAGGGTGAACAGCGGAAACCAGTCCTCACGCAAAATGGAGAGGTCGGAGTGACCTTCATTGGCCATTCTTCTTTCCTTGTCCAGATTGGCAGGCTGAATCTTCTGGTTGACCCGGTCTTCGCCAGTTGGCTTATCGTCTTGCATCGTTTGCGGAAGCCGGGCGTTGCCATCAAGCATCTCCCTCCAATCGATGCCGTTCTGCTCTCACATGCGCACATGGACCATCTCAATCTCCCGTCCCTGCGCAGGATTGTCCGCCATACCCGCAGGCTCACAGGAAAGGCGCCGCAGGTGATTGTGCCGTGGAATGTAACCGATCTGGTTGCAGACCTCGGTTTTTCAAGTGTCACCGCGCTTTCCTGGTGGCAATCGATACAAATCGGCAATGTGGAGATTACGCTGACGCCCGCAAAACACTGGGGAGCGCGCAAGATGACGGATACGCATCGCGGCTTCGGCGGTTATGTGATCCGGAATGGCGGACATTCGCTGTACCACAGCGGTGACACCGGGTACTTTGAAGGCTTCCATGAGATCCGCGAGCGCCTTGCGCCCCGAATCGCCCTGCTTCCCATCGGCGCTTACTCTCCGGACAGTTTTCGCTCCGTGCACACTAGCCCCGAAGACGCCCTCCAAATCTTCGCGGACTTGCGGGCGGAAACGATGATTCCAATGCATTACGGCACTTTTTGTCTCTCGGCTGAACCAATGGATGAGCCTTTACCGCGACTGCTTTCGGCGGCAAACTGGACTGGCGTGTCTCCGAAAGTGCTGCCTCTGGTGGAAGGCGAGACGAAGATCTTTTCCCGGAATGGCACTTCCAATGAAGGCGTTGGAGCATTGACAGCGCGCGAGACTGCCTGA
- a CDS encoding M48 family metalloprotease, producing MAMIMTQKMVIPELLLAAGLVLAPAVFAQSPSQTTSNGTQPQAQAPSQPSAATPSPTAQAPTTPSSPQDKPTADTNAGAQSLPDATVEKAPAPNMEPQSVHVKTGSVEDVNAVGTRNIGGRGLGNWYSTEGEIKMGKGYADEIEKSTKLINDPVVTEYVNRIGQNIVKNSDCKVPFTIKVIDTDEINAMALPGGFFYVNSGLILAADEEAELAGVMAHETAHVCAHHAAREMTRMNYVQLGSIPLIMMTGYSWTGYGIYEAVNIAIPMTFLMFSREFEGQADYLGVQYMYRAGYDPQAFVTFFEKIQNLEKQKPGAVAKAFSNHPQTPDRIQHTQEEIAKILPARDEYLVTTSEFDDVKARLARIENKRKLIDPKNGKPTLRRASTSDPNAPSADPNAPQNGDDRPTLHRREDNN from the coding sequence ATGGCCATGATTATGACCCAGAAGATGGTTATTCCAGAGCTTTTGCTGGCAGCCGGTTTGGTGCTGGCTCCTGCGGTGTTTGCTCAGAGTCCGTCGCAAACCACCTCGAATGGAACCCAACCACAGGCCCAGGCCCCAAGCCAGCCGAGTGCGGCAACTCCATCGCCGACGGCACAGGCGCCTACTACTCCATCTTCTCCGCAGGACAAGCCCACTGCCGATACTAATGCAGGTGCACAAAGCCTGCCTGATGCGACCGTTGAAAAAGCCCCTGCTCCAAATATGGAACCGCAATCGGTCCACGTAAAGACGGGCAGCGTTGAGGATGTGAATGCTGTAGGTACCCGCAATATTGGCGGGCGGGGGCTGGGGAACTGGTACTCGACCGAAGGCGAAATCAAGATGGGCAAGGGATACGCTGACGAGATCGAGAAGAGCACAAAGCTGATCAACGATCCGGTAGTGACGGAATACGTCAACCGCATCGGACAGAACATCGTAAAGAACTCTGACTGCAAAGTCCCGTTCACGATCAAGGTCATCGATACCGACGAGATCAACGCCATGGCGCTGCCCGGCGGATTCTTCTATGTCAACTCAGGCCTGATCCTCGCAGCCGATGAGGAGGCCGAACTGGCGGGAGTTATGGCGCATGAAACAGCCCATGTTTGCGCCCACCATGCCGCGCGCGAAATGACCCGTATGAACTACGTGCAACTGGGCAGCATTCCGCTCATCATGATGACGGGCTACAGTTGGACCGGTTACGGCATTTACGAAGCCGTAAATATCGCCATCCCGATGACGTTCCTCATGTTCTCGCGCGAGTTTGAGGGACAGGCCGACTATCTGGGCGTGCAGTACATGTATCGCGCCGGCTACGATCCGCAGGCCTTCGTAACCTTCTTCGAAAAGATCCAGAACCTTGAGAAGCAGAAGCCGGGAGCTGTGGCGAAGGCGTTCTCGAACCATCCGCAAACACCGGATCGAATCCAGCACACGCAGGAAGAGATAGCCAAGATTCTGCCGGCAAGGGACGAATACCTTGTCACAACGTCAGAGTTCGACGATGTGAAGGCACGGCTGGCGCGTATTGAGAACAAACGCAAGCTGATCGATCCAAAGAACGGCAAGCCGACGTTGCGGCGCGCGAGTACCAGTGATCCGAATGCTCCCTCTGCCGATCCAAACGCGCCGCAAAATGGCGATGACCGTCCAACGCTTCACAGGCGCGAAGACAATAACTAG
- a CDS encoding CDGSH iron-sulfur domain-containing protein, translated as MSENEVKITVRPNGPFRVEGPCKLVDADGKEWDLTGKPAFSLCRCGGSTNKPFCDGTHSKIGFQAAEAAVAAADAQK; from the coding sequence ATGTCTGAAAACGAAGTCAAGATTACAGTACGTCCCAATGGTCCATTCCGCGTGGAGGGCCCCTGCAAGCTGGTCGATGCGGACGGAAAAGAGTGGGATCTGACGGGAAAGCCGGCGTTCTCGCTGTGTCGCTGCGGCGGGTCTACGAACAAACCATTTTGCGACGGAACGCACTCAAAGATTGGTTTCCAGGCTGCCGAAGCTGCAGTCGCCGCAGCCGACGCGCAGAAGTAA
- a CDS encoding sugar porter family MFS transporter produces MRLNFYLFKSTIVGALGGLLFGFDTAVIAGTTHQLTDIFHLTPGELGFTVSIALWGTVIGAMSAGAVGQKLGSRETLRIMAVLYVISSLGCAFSWSWTSLIFFRFIGGLGIGGSSVLGPVYIAELAPAKWRGRLVGTFQINIVLGILLAYASNYFIERLGLGLLQWRWQLGIAALPAALFLIMLYGIPRSSRWLVTQNRIDEARAVLQMMGSPDSDAELREIIDSIHLERSERSEPLFQHKYRLPIFLAVTIGMFNQLAGINAILYYLNDIFRAGGFSAISGDQQAVLVGAMNLVATLLAMSVIDKLGRKTLLLIGSVGTTACLLGVATIFFKQEHQSDLVWLLVGYIFFFAISQGSVIWVYISEVFPTRVRAKGQSLGSSSHWIMNAIISGTFPLLAKYSAGAPFVFFAAMMVLQFFVVLFVYPETKGYTLEEMQHRLGIE; encoded by the coding sequence ATGCGACTGAACTTTTACCTTTTTAAGAGCACGATCGTTGGTGCTCTCGGTGGCCTTCTTTTTGGTTTCGACACCGCTGTCATTGCCGGGACTACGCACCAGCTTACAGACATCTTTCATCTCACCCCCGGCGAGCTAGGCTTCACAGTGTCGATCGCATTGTGGGGAACTGTGATTGGCGCCATGTCAGCCGGAGCGGTCGGGCAAAAGCTGGGCAGTCGCGAAACGCTCCGGATCATGGCTGTGCTCTATGTCATATCTTCGCTAGGCTGCGCCTTTTCCTGGAGTTGGACCTCACTTATTTTCTTTCGCTTTATCGGGGGTCTGGGGATCGGTGGCTCCTCGGTACTCGGTCCGGTTTATATCGCCGAGCTTGCTCCGGCAAAGTGGCGCGGACGGCTGGTCGGCACATTCCAGATCAATATTGTCCTCGGCATTCTTCTTGCCTATGCTTCGAACTATTTCATCGAGCGACTGGGGCTGGGATTGCTGCAGTGGCGCTGGCAACTCGGAATTGCGGCATTACCGGCTGCGCTCTTTCTCATCATGCTCTACGGCATTCCGCGCAGTTCACGCTGGCTGGTCACACAGAACCGAATCGACGAGGCGCGCGCGGTGTTGCAGATGATGGGATCTCCGGACTCCGACGCAGAGCTCCGCGAAATCATCGATTCGATTCATCTTGAACGAAGCGAAAGATCGGAGCCCCTTTTCCAACACAAGTACCGGTTGCCGATTTTCCTGGCGGTCACCATCGGCATGTTCAACCAGCTTGCGGGAATCAACGCCATTCTCTATTACCTGAATGACATTTTCCGCGCAGGCGGCTTTAGTGCGATTTCAGGCGATCAGCAGGCTGTTCTCGTTGGAGCCATGAACCTCGTCGCCACACTGCTTGCGATGAGCGTTATCGACAAGCTCGGCCGTAAGACGTTGCTGCTCATCGGCTCGGTTGGCACGACAGCCTGCTTGCTGGGCGTAGCGACTATCTTCTTCAAGCAGGAACACCAGTCAGATCTTGTTTGGCTGCTGGTTGGTTATATTTTCTTTTTTGCCATCTCACAGGGATCAGTCATCTGGGTCTACATCAGCGAGGTGTTTCCGACCCGGGTCCGCGCTAAAGGCCAGAGCCTCGGCAGTTCTTCTCACTGGATCATGAACGCGATCATCTCCGGCACATTTCCGCTGCTTGCGAAATATTCCGCCGGCGCACCTTTTGTCTTTTTTGCCGCAATGATGGTTTTACAGTTCTTTGTTGTGCTTTTCGTCTATCCGGAAACGAAGGGCTACACGCTCGAAGAAATGCAGCACAGGCTTGGAATTGAGTGA
- a CDS encoding beta-mannosidase, whose product MKFSRRMLLVLLPLVFSGAAVLEAQQRHSMDLNSGWEFRQLAPDATAPTQWYPARVPGDVHLDLIENKLIPDPFYRDNEAKLQWIENADWEYRTTLQVSSETLSHQHVELVFEGLDSAADIYVNDQLALHADNAFREWRLDVKTQLKPGANQLRIVFPSPIKAAAKVAEKDPWRSRTGTDAKTYIRKPAYEYGWDWGPRFVTSGIWRPAHLETWDAARIDNVYIHQLDISAKQARLNVETDVIASQDAQAKLTVNYGRGGKEKNASQNIFLRAGVNHLTLPIEIENPDLWYPAGYGAQPIYPFHVQINQGKAIADEASARAGLRSLVLRRDVDQWGRSFEFVVNGIPVYAKGADVIPFDSFPSRVTTAQYRSVLESARDANMNMIRHWGGGYYETQEFYDICDELGIMVWQDFMFGNDWQPGTYDFKQQVEKEVRYQIQRLRNHPSIVIWSGNNETEAAFHWAGRDKLSEEVRLRMWEDYLTVFSGIIARSVAELNPETPYWPSSPSSDYEDTTPEYQSGDMHEWNVWHGRVDFEEYETHFPRFMTEYGFQSFPEMRTIEAFTRPEDRTSIFTPVMLAHQKNNEGNSIIHDYMLRYYGEPKDFASFLYASQVLQAEGIKIGAEHLRRIRPRNMGGIYWQLNDCWPVASWSSLDYYGRWKALQYYAKRFYAPLLVSPHVEDGKLAVYVISDKTAPVNAHLRLRIMDLQGKVLRQEQEDLTISAGSSKSYLQIPLSEFVNANGTDAAAIFGAADLEVDGKPVSSNIVYFVPTKMVHLPEPNIVADLAQQGNAYQLKLSSPALARSVYVSFGELDAKFSDNYVDLLPGEPIEITVTSPAALDQLKASLKIMSLAGAFAPPLQTAEPAK is encoded by the coding sequence ATGAAGTTTTCGCGTCGGATGTTGCTGGTTCTTCTCCCTCTTGTGTTCTCAGGAGCGGCAGTTCTTGAAGCTCAGCAGCGTCATTCAATGGATCTGAATTCCGGATGGGAGTTCAGGCAACTTGCGCCGGATGCAACTGCGCCGACACAATGGTATCCGGCGAGAGTCCCCGGCGATGTGCATCTCGACCTCATCGAAAACAAACTTATCCCCGATCCGTTTTATCGCGACAACGAAGCGAAGCTCCAATGGATCGAGAACGCCGACTGGGAATACCGGACGACATTGCAGGTTTCGTCGGAGACGCTGAGCCATCAGCATGTCGAGCTGGTGTTTGAAGGTCTGGATTCTGCCGCCGACATTTACGTAAACGATCAACTCGCCCTGCATGCAGACAATGCCTTCCGCGAATGGCGACTCGATGTCAAAACGCAGCTGAAGCCCGGGGCGAACCAGCTGCGCATCGTATTCCCGTCGCCGATCAAGGCAGCTGCCAAGGTCGCCGAGAAAGACCCGTGGCGCTCTCGCACGGGCACAGATGCAAAAACCTACATCCGCAAACCGGCCTACGAATATGGCTGGGACTGGGGACCCCGCTTCGTCACCAGCGGCATTTGGCGGCCGGCACATCTCGAAACATGGGACGCGGCACGCATCGACAATGTATACATCCATCAGCTGGATATCAGCGCGAAGCAGGCGCGCCTCAATGTCGAGACTGACGTGATTGCCTCCCAGGATGCACAGGCAAAGTTGACGGTGAACTACGGTCGTGGTGGCAAAGAAAAGAATGCCAGTCAGAACATCTTCCTCCGCGCAGGAGTGAATCACCTGACTCTGCCCATCGAAATCGAAAATCCAGACCTCTGGTATCCGGCAGGCTATGGGGCGCAGCCCATCTATCCGTTCCATGTGCAGATCAATCAAGGCAAGGCCATAGCTGATGAAGCTAGCGCAAGAGCTGGCCTTCGTTCGCTGGTGCTGCGCCGTGATGTTGACCAGTGGGGGCGGTCGTTCGAATTCGTCGTGAATGGAATCCCGGTCTACGCCAAAGGTGCGGACGTGATTCCGTTTGACAGTTTCCCCAGCCGCGTCACGACCGCGCAATATCGTTCCGTCCTCGAATCGGCACGCGATGCCAACATGAACATGATCCGGCATTGGGGTGGTGGCTACTACGAGACGCAGGAGTTCTACGACATCTGCGACGAACTCGGCATCATGGTCTGGCAGGATTTCATGTTCGGCAACGACTGGCAGCCGGGAACATACGACTTCAAGCAGCAGGTGGAAAAGGAAGTTCGCTACCAGATTCAACGTTTGCGCAACCACCCCAGCATCGTCATCTGGTCGGGAAATAACGAGACAGAAGCGGCATTTCACTGGGCTGGACGTGACAAGCTTTCTGAAGAGGTACGCCTGCGCATGTGGGAAGACTACTTGACCGTCTTCAGCGGAATCATCGCGCGCAGCGTAGCCGAGCTCAATCCTGAGACGCCATACTGGCCCAGCTCACCCAGCTCCGATTACGAAGACACGACGCCCGAATATCAATCCGGCGACATGCACGAATGGAACGTCTGGCATGGGCGAGTCGACTTCGAGGAATACGAGACGCATTTTCCGCGCTTCATGACCGAGTACGGATTCCAGTCGTTTCCTGAAATGCGCACGATCGAAGCCTTCACCAGACCTGAAGATCGCACCAGCATCTTCACTCCAGTGATGCTGGCTCACCAGAAGAACAACGAAGGCAATTCGATTATCCATGATTACATGTTGCGCTACTACGGCGAGCCAAAGGACTTTGCGTCGTTCCTCTATGCAAGCCAGGTTCTGCAGGCTGAAGGCATCAAGATCGGAGCGGAGCATTTGCGCCGCATCCGTCCGCGCAACATGGGAGGCATTTACTGGCAACTCAATGACTGCTGGCCTGTAGCTTCATGGTCGAGTCTCGACTACTACGGTCGCTGGAAGGCGCTCCAATACTACGCGAAACGCTTTTACGCTCCGCTTCTTGTTTCTCCGCATGTTGAAGACGGGAAGCTCGCGGTTTATGTCATTTCGGACAAGACAGCGCCGGTGAATGCTCATCTGCGTTTGCGCATTATGGACCTGCAAGGCAAAGTCCTGCGCCAGGAGCAAGAGGATCTAACTATTTCCGCGGGCTCCAGCAAGAGCTATCTGCAAATTCCGCTGTCTGAATTTGTAAATGCCAATGGGACAGACGCAGCAGCCATCTTCGGCGCCGCTGATTTGGAAGTGGACGGCAAGCCGGTGTCCAGCAACATTGTCTACTTCGTTCCAACCAAGATGGTGCATCTCCCGGAGCCCAATATTGTCGCAGATCTAGCTCAGCAGGGAAATGCTTACCAGCTCAAACTCTCGTCACCGGCTTTGGCGCGCAGTGTTTATGTGTCATTTGGGGAATTGGACGCGAAGTTCTCTGACAACTATGTTGATTTGCTGCCAGGCGAGCCGATAGAAATCACGGTCACCAGCCCGGCGGCGCTGGATCAACTCAAGGCGAGCTTAAAGATCATGTCGCTGGCTGGCGCCTTTGCCCCGCCTTTGCAAACAGCCGAGCCTGCAAAGTGA
- a CDS encoding ROK family protein → MSSFSVGVDLGGTNLRVAAYTQASGLLETILLPTRLSAGRHAVVEDMCQAIRKLLDDHSRRYELIGIGIGTPGPLELPAGRLHNPPNLPGWDGFELRAEIENCLDMPVTVESDANVAALAECVLGSGRTLGIDSLCMLTLGTGIGNGIILSGKIWHGAHGMGGEAGHTNIWPDGPACGCGSNGCLEMYASATAVRRIALESARSGKAPEIAALTRRTPDFTTRDLADLAENGSRDAQQIFDDVGRALGIGLGDLVNTLNLPLYVVGGGLANAWNLFSPALFKEVRHRSYVYRLTEPGSAVLNGKTSAGTRIIAAELGADSGLLGSCILPYTISEQKTAGTPDTTLR, encoded by the coding sequence ATGAGTTCTTTTTCGGTTGGGGTGGATTTAGGCGGAACGAATCTGCGCGTCGCAGCGTACACGCAGGCGTCGGGATTGCTGGAAACAATTCTCTTGCCTACGCGTCTCTCTGCAGGCAGGCACGCCGTTGTGGAAGACATGTGCCAAGCCATCCGCAAGCTGCTGGATGACCATTCCCGACGTTATGAACTCATCGGAATTGGAATCGGCACGCCGGGGCCCCTCGAATTGCCCGCTGGACGGCTTCACAATCCCCCCAATCTTCCGGGCTGGGATGGATTTGAATTGCGGGCGGAAATCGAGAACTGCCTCGACATGCCAGTCACGGTAGAAAGCGATGCAAATGTTGCCGCGCTGGCCGAGTGCGTTCTCGGGAGCGGCCGTACTCTTGGCATCGATTCGCTCTGCATGCTCACTTTAGGAACCGGCATCGGAAACGGGATCATTCTTAGCGGGAAAATCTGGCACGGCGCACACGGCATGGGGGGCGAGGCAGGCCACACGAATATCTGGCCTGATGGTCCCGCATGCGGATGCGGCAGCAACGGGTGTCTTGAAATGTACGCCTCTGCCACGGCGGTGCGTCGCATTGCGCTCGAATCCGCGCGATCAGGCAAAGCTCCTGAGATTGCGGCATTGACTCGTCGGACTCCTGATTTCACTACCCGTGACCTGGCCGATCTTGCCGAGAATGGATCGCGTGACGCTCAGCAGATCTTTGATGATGTGGGACGTGCCCTGGGTATTGGGCTGGGCGATCTTGTAAACACACTGAATCTTCCTCTCTACGTCGTGGGTGGAGGGCTGGCCAATGCCTGGAATCTGTTTTCGCCGGCTCTGTTTAAGGAAGTGCGCCACCGCAGCTATGTTTACCGGCTCACAGAGCCAGGCAGTGCAGTTCTAAATGGCAAGACCAGCGCGGGTACGCGTATTATTGCCGCTGAACTTGGCGCGGATTCAGGCCTGCTGGGATCTTGCATCCTTCCCTACACCATTTCGGAGCAAAAAACTGCAGGCACGCCTGACACGACTCTTCGGTAA
- a CDS encoding LacI family DNA-binding transcriptional regulator, translating into MSKTGPHPTLADVARKAGVGTTTVSRVINGGHRVSPRTLNRVHSVIEQLGYMPNQAARILKGERTKTIGLVIPSIADSFFSSCAEAAQEIARANDSLLIVTVTNNDPHVEMENLNVLMRHRTDGLLLAPANYQSESLAEFLGRISTPVVSFDRPIAKTDVPSVVADNYNGARIAIEHLIGHGYKRILCLGGETTLYTMRERLRGYRHAIEEAGLPAIIDMSVKDYKSAEYAIESHLSASQPPDAIFTLKNSTTIYAFETLQKLHVAIPKSVALLGFDDFELASTLRPSISVIQQPVEDLGRIAAEILFEQLFPTKKKKHQLGKKRPDQVKLETRLVLRNSCGCNPTSN; encoded by the coding sequence ATGAGTAAAACTGGTCCGCATCCCACGCTCGCTGACGTTGCACGCAAAGCCGGAGTCGGTACGACTACGGTTTCACGGGTCATTAACGGTGGACATCGTGTCAGCCCTCGCACCTTGAACCGTGTACACTCGGTGATTGAACAGCTTGGTTATATGCCGAACCAGGCAGCCCGCATTCTCAAGGGCGAGCGCACAAAAACCATCGGGCTCGTGATCCCCAGCATCGCTGATTCATTTTTTTCAAGCTGTGCCGAAGCCGCACAGGAAATTGCGCGGGCAAACGATTCCCTGCTCATTGTCACCGTTACAAATAACGATCCCCATGTCGAGATGGAAAATCTCAACGTCCTCATGCGTCATCGCACGGATGGATTATTGCTTGCTCCGGCGAACTATCAGAGCGAGTCATTGGCAGAGTTTCTCGGCAGAATTTCCACTCCAGTCGTTTCGTTTGACCGACCTATCGCGAAGACCGACGTTCCCAGCGTGGTTGCGGATAACTACAACGGAGCACGAATCGCTATTGAGCATTTGATCGGGCACGGGTACAAACGCATTCTTTGTCTGGGCGGCGAAACCACCCTCTACACGATGCGGGAGCGGCTCCGCGGCTACCGGCACGCGATTGAAGAAGCAGGCCTGCCGGCGATCATCGACATGTCAGTGAAAGATTATAAGTCTGCGGAATACGCGATCGAGAGCCACCTATCTGCTTCGCAGCCGCCGGACGCAATCTTCACCCTCAAGAACAGCACTACCATCTATGCGTTTGAGACGCTGCAAAAACTGCACGTCGCTATTCCAAAATCGGTTGCTCTGCTCGGTTTTGACGACTTCGAATTGGCATCCACACTCAGGCCGTCGATCAGCGTCATTCAACAGCCGGTTGAAGATCTGGGCCGCATTGCAGCAGAGATATTGTTCGAACAACTATTTCCCACAAAAAAGAAGAAGCACCAGCTTGGCAAAAAACGCCCGGATCAAGTCAAGCTTGAGACTCGATTGGTGCTGAGAAACTCCTGCGGCTGTAATCCCACATCGAATTAG